From a region of the Prevotella melaninogenica genome:
- the uvrA gene encoding excinuclease ABC subunit UvrA: MNKYIEVKGAKVNNLKNIDVRIPQGKFVAITGVSGSGKSSLAFDTLYAEGQRRYVESLSAYARQFLGRMSKPEVDFIKGLPPAIAIEQKVISRNPRSAVGTSTEIYEYLRLLYARIGRTFSPVSGEEVKHHSVEDVIEKVMSYSEGTKFCILAPLHIVEGRSVQNQLEMEMQEGYARIYVDNDFIRIEDWLKHNPADDDNKSTAKDKAKNIYLVIDRLSVDNSKDTLTRLTDSCETAFYEGDGNMQLMILPAKLTYDFSTRFEADGIRFEEPNDNMFSFNSPLGACPTCEGFGRVIGIDEKLVIPDSSLSVYDGCVQCWHGEKMAAWKDEFCRRAAKDNFPIFKPYFELTKAEKESLWKGLPSERKKDIHDRICIDTFFQMLKENQYKIQYRVMLSRYRGKTVCPDCHGTKLKKEATWVKIGGMAITDLVDMPIINLKQWFDNLKLTEHEQEVSKRLMTEITSRLQFLLDVGLGYLTLNRQSNSLSGGESQRINLTTSLGSSLVGSLYILDEPSIGLHSRDTDRLIHVLKELQALGNTVVVVEHDEEIMRAADYLIDVGPDAGRLGGEIVFEGKVSDIKRIEGDIKEKKNTQSLQLLEQYPRSYTIKYLTGTEVIETPTSRRPWNMAIELKGARMNNLKGVDVKFPLNVFTVVTGVSGSGKSSLVKGILYPALKRHLDEVADTPGEYSSLGGDWKQIKHVEFVDQNPIGKSTRSNPATYVKAYDEIRKLFADQQLSKQMGFTPQYFSFNTEGGRCEECKGAGVITVEMQFMADLVLECEECHGQRFKREILDVQFQGKNINDVLNMTVSEAIQFFSEHKRKAIVNRLKPLEDVGLGYIKLGQSSSTLSGGENQRVKLAYFIGQEQQEPTLFIFDEPTTGLHFHDIDRLLHAFNALIERGHTILVIEHNLDVIKCADHVIDLGPDGGDKGGNLVIAATPEEVARCKESLTGKYLAEKLK, translated from the coding sequence ATGAATAAATATATTGAGGTAAAAGGAGCTAAGGTTAACAACCTAAAAAATATAGATGTAAGAATCCCTCAAGGTAAGTTTGTTGCCATTACTGGCGTATCAGGTTCGGGCAAGTCATCGCTTGCTTTCGACACACTCTACGCTGAAGGACAACGCCGATATGTGGAAAGTCTTTCTGCTTATGCCCGTCAGTTCTTAGGCAGAATGTCTAAACCTGAGGTCGACTTCATCAAAGGACTCCCCCCTGCTATCGCCATTGAGCAAAAGGTTATTTCACGTAATCCACGCTCAGCAGTGGGTACTTCTACCGAAATATACGAATATCTCCGTCTTCTTTATGCTCGTATAGGTAGGACTTTCAGTCCAGTATCTGGCGAGGAGGTGAAGCATCATTCCGTTGAAGACGTCATTGAGAAAGTCATGTCCTACTCAGAAGGAACAAAGTTCTGTATCCTTGCCCCACTCCACATCGTTGAAGGACGAAGCGTACAGAACCAACTTGAGATGGAGATGCAGGAAGGTTATGCACGTATCTATGTAGATAATGACTTTATCCGCATAGAAGACTGGCTTAAACATAACCCTGCTGATGATGACAATAAAAGCACGGCAAAGGATAAAGCAAAGAATATCTATCTCGTTATTGACCGTTTGTCAGTTGACAACTCCAAAGATACACTGACCCGACTCACTGACTCATGCGAGACTGCTTTTTATGAGGGCGACGGCAATATGCAGTTAATGATTCTGCCAGCTAAGCTTACCTATGATTTCTCTACGCGTTTTGAAGCAGACGGCATACGCTTTGAAGAACCGAACGATAATATGTTTTCGTTCAATTCTCCCCTCGGTGCATGTCCGACTTGTGAGGGTTTTGGTCGTGTCATCGGAATCGATGAGAAGTTAGTTATCCCTGACTCGTCTCTTTCTGTCTATGATGGCTGTGTACAATGTTGGCACGGCGAGAAGATGGCAGCATGGAAAGATGAGTTCTGCAGACGTGCTGCAAAAGACAACTTCCCTATCTTTAAGCCTTATTTTGAGCTAACTAAGGCTGAGAAAGAAAGTCTTTGGAAGGGTCTACCAAGCGAAAGAAAGAAAGACATTCACGACCGTATCTGTATTGATACCTTCTTCCAAATGCTGAAAGAGAACCAATACAAGATTCAATACCGTGTCATGCTCAGCCGTTATCGTGGCAAAACAGTTTGCCCAGACTGCCATGGCACGAAGCTAAAAAAAGAAGCTACATGGGTGAAGATAGGTGGCATGGCTATCACCGACCTCGTTGATATGCCAATCATCAACCTTAAACAATGGTTTGACAATCTGAAACTAACAGAGCATGAACAGGAAGTTAGTAAGCGATTGATGACCGAGATAACAAGTCGTTTGCAGTTCCTTTTAGACGTAGGATTGGGCTACCTCACCCTTAACCGCCAATCTAACTCATTGAGTGGTGGTGAGAGTCAACGCATCAATCTCACAACTTCCCTTGGTTCTTCCCTCGTTGGCTCACTCTATATACTTGACGAGCCTTCCATTGGTTTGCACAGTCGAGATACAGACCGCCTTATTCACGTACTGAAGGAACTTCAAGCATTAGGTAACACGGTGGTTGTCGTGGAACATGATGAGGAAATTATGCGTGCTGCTGATTACCTGATTGACGTTGGACCAGATGCAGGTCGACTTGGTGGTGAGATTGTGTTCGAAGGTAAAGTATCTGATATCAAACGAATAGAGGGAGATATTAAAGAGAAAAAAAATACTCAATCACTGCAATTACTGGAGCAGTACCCCCGTTCATATACCATTAAATACCTCACAGGAACGGAAGTTATCGAAACACCTACAAGTCGTCGACCATGGAATATGGCTATAGAATTGAAGGGAGCACGCATGAATAATCTTAAGGGTGTTGACGTAAAGTTCCCTCTGAATGTCTTTACTGTAGTGACAGGAGTCAGTGGTAGCGGAAAGTCTTCCCTTGTGAAAGGTATACTCTACCCTGCCCTCAAACGCCATTTGGATGAGGTTGCCGACACACCAGGTGAATATTCTTCTCTTGGAGGTGACTGGAAGCAGATTAAACACGTTGAGTTTGTAGATCAGAACCCTATCGGTAAGAGTACACGCTCTAACCCCGCCACATACGTAAAGGCATACGATGAAATAAGAAAGCTATTTGCAGACCAGCAGTTATCAAAGCAGATGGGCTTTACACCACAGTATTTCTCATTCAACACTGAGGGGGGACGCTGCGAAGAATGTAAGGGTGCAGGTGTCATTACAGTGGAGATGCAGTTTATGGCAGACCTTGTCTTAGAGTGTGAGGAGTGTCACGGACAACGCTTTAAGCGTGAGATTCTTGACGTACAGTTCCAAGGTAAGAATATCAACGACGTCTTGAACATGACTGTGTCTGAGGCTATCCAATTCTTCAGTGAGCACAAACGCAAAGCGATTGTCAACCGATTGAAGCCTTTAGAGGATGTTGGTCTTGGTTACATCAAACTCGGACAAAGTTCTTCTACCCTCTCTGGCGGTGAGAACCAACGTGTGAAACTTGCCTACTTCATTGGACAAGAACAGCAAGAACCAACACTCTTCATCTTTGATGAGCCAACAACAGGTCTACACTTCCATGATATCGATCGTCTACTGCATGCTTTCAATGCGCTCATCGAACGTGGACATACGATATTAGTCATCGAACATAACCTTGATGTCATCAAGTGTGCTGACCATGTCATCGACCTTGGTCCTGATGGAGGTGATAAGGGTGGAAACCTCGTAATAGCTGCTACACCAGAAGAGGTGGCTCGCTGCAAGGAGAGTTTGACAGGTAAGTATTTAGCTGAAAAGCTAAAGTAG